The Humulus lupulus chromosome 3, drHumLupu1.1, whole genome shotgun sequence genome window below encodes:
- the LOC133823285 gene encoding uncharacterized protein LOC133823285 produces the protein MVEEMSYAVLRLHAHPFLDGSLSSTSNNSSTVGSGSSEASNLVEMRPTVNGYKWRLVISYEGTNYAGWQYQVSPPTVQCFLEKALTCATKLERKDLCLVGAGRTDAGVHALGQVAHFVTPFNYGSLEGIHAALNGLLPADIRVREISPAVPEFHARFSAEGKIYHYKIYNDAIMDPMQRHFAYHSACKLNAAVMREAAKHFVGIHDFTAFANTSNSDRVRNPVKSIFRFDVIEMGALLQLEVEGSGFLYRQVRNMVALLLQVGRKALPPDIVPCILASRDRRELAKYVMFTPPHGLCLVNVMYNKDHLRLPQDCPTGSFGKHHTITRCKLPFC, from the exons ATGGTGGAAGAGATGAGCTATGCAGTCCTACGCCTTCATGCTCATCCATTCCTTGACGGGTCTCTTTCTTCTACCTCCAACAACTCA AGCACCGTTGGTAGCGGAAGCTCGGAGGCCTCTAACCTTGTAGAAATGAGGCCAACTGTTAATGGGTACAAGTGGCGTTTGGTTATTTCATACGAAGGAACTAACTACGCAG GCTGGCAGTATCAGGTATCACCACCGACCGTACAGTGCTTTCTGGAGAAGGCTCTAACTTGTGCAACAAAGCTAGAAAGAAAAGATCTGTGCTTGGTTGGAGCAGGCAGAACAGATGCTGGAGTTCATGCGTTAGGCCAG GTGGCACACTTTGTCACCCCTTTCAACTATGGCAGCTTGGAAGGCATTCATGCTGCTCTGAATGGTCTTCTTCCTGCTGATATCAGAGTTAGAGAGATTAGCCCTGCAGTGCCTGAATTCCATGCCCGATTTTCAGCAGAAGGCAAGATTTATCATTACAAGATATATAATGATGCTATCATGGACCCAATGCAGCGCCATTTTGCTTACCACAGTGCTTGTAAGCTCAATGCCGCTGTTATGAGAGAAGCTGCAAAGCATTTTGTCGGAATCCATGATTTCACTGCTTTTGCTAATACATCCAACAGCGACAGAGTGCGAAATCCAGTCAAGAGTATATTCAGATTTGACGTCATTGAAATG GGAGCACTTTTACAGTTAGAGGTTGAAGGCTCGGGCTTTTTATATAGACAAGTCCGGAATATG GTTGCTTTACTGCTTCAAGTTGGAAGGAAAGCACTTCCTCCTGATATTGTTCCATGCATTCTGGCATCACGAGATCGAAGGGAGCTTGCTAAATATGTCATGTTTACTCCACCTCATGGGCTTTGTCTTGTGAATGTCATGTACAATAAGGATCATTTGCGGCTTCCACAAGATTGCCCCACAGGCAGTTTCGGTAAGCATCATACTATAACCAGATGTAAGCTTCCATTCTGCTGA